The Xanthomonas rydalmerensis genomic interval ACCGGCCGCCATCGCCGGCCGGTCGTGTTAATCCAAAATTCACGCATTATTCACGATAGATACACCTAGATGAGAGACAGCCGGCCACCAAGACGTCGGCACTTTCGTCAGAAAGTCACAACCTGCGTTTCCAGTTAGGAGAGAAACTGTGAACACCCCGACCCAACGGCGTGCAACCCGCCGTACCCTGCTGTGTGCCTCCGTCGCCGGCGTTCTCGCCACCCTCGCAGGCCCTGCCGCCTTCGCCCAGGAAGCGGCCACCAATCTCGACCGCATCACCGTCACCGGTTCCAACATCCCGCGCACCAATACCGAGACCCCGGCACCGGTGCAGGTGGTGAGCCGCCAGGAAATCGACCGCAGCGGCAAGACCTCGCTGGGCGAGTACCTGCAGACCCTGACCGCCAATGGCGCTGGTGCGGTTCCGAAGAGCTTCGGCCAAGGTTTCGCCGGCGGCGGCTCCGGCATTTCGCTGCGCGGCCTGGGTGCCGGTTCCACCCTGGTACTGCTGAACGGCCGACGCATGGCCACCTACGGCCTGGCCGACGACGGACAGAAGGTCTTCACCGACCTGAGCACGATCCCGCTGGACGCGGTCGAGCGGGTCGAAGTGCTGAAGGACGGTGCCTCGGCGATCTACGGCTCCGACGCCATCGCCGGTGTGGTCAACATCATCCTGCGCAGCGACTTCCAGGGCGCGATCCTGCGCGGCTCCTACGGCATCTCCGGCGATGGCGACGGCGATGCGCGCAAGGCGACCCTGACCGCCGGTACCGGCGACCTGTCCCGCGACGGCTGGAACGCATTCTTCAGCCTGGACGTGGGCAAGACCGACGCGATCAAGATCGGCGACCGCAAGGATCGCAAGTGGATCGGCACCGGCGACATCCGCCGCTGGGGCTACGCGGCGCAGGACGCGCAGTTTCTCGGCGGCGCCTACCGCAGCGGCGGCACCAACATCGGCAGCCTGAACGGCCCGAACGGCTCGGTGTTCGACACCAGCGGGCAACTGGTCGCGCTGCCCGGCTGCGCCGGCCTGACCACCATCCCGGGGCAGAACGAGGCTACCTCGCAGGCGCAGGGTTGCCTGTGGGATCCGGTGCAGCAGTTCCGCGACCTGTCACCCGAAGAGAAGTACGTCAACGTGTTCGGCCGCGCCAGCTTCGCCTTCGGCGAGGGCGGCGAGATCTACACCGAGATCGGCTACTCGAAGAAGAACACGGTCTTTTCCAATACCCCCTCCAACGTGTCCGGCGGCTGGGGCTACCCGGGCGGCCCGGTCAACGCCAACAGCGGCCCCGGTGCCACCGTGCTCTACGCCGGCCATCCGGACAACCCGCTGCCCTACGACGCGCGCGTGCGCTACAGCGCCTGGGACGTGGGTCCGCGCGTCACCGACAACACCAACGAGTTCAACCGCTTCCTGGTCGGCGTGAAGGGCAACTGGGGCGACTGGAGCTACGACACCGGCTATTTGCACTCCGGCACCGTCCTGACCAGCACGCGCACCGGCTTCCTGCGCTATAGCGCGGTGCGTTGCGTGCTGGGCAATCCGGCCTGCCCGGCCGGCACCTGGCGCATCGGCGACAACGCCAACCTGAACTCGCAGGCGCTCTACGACTACATCTCGCCGACCATCAACGCGCGTGCCAAGTCTGGCCTGGACATGTTCAACTTCACCGTCTCGCGCAGCCTGGCCGACCTCAAGGGCGGACCGCTGGGCCTGGCGCTGGGCGCGGAATGGCGCAAGACCAGCAACAGCCTGACCCCGCAGACCTACACCGACATCGGCGACATCATCGGCCTGGGCTATTCGGCCTACGACGGCACCCAGAACGTCTATGCCGGCTACGTCGAATTGTCCGCACCGGTGCTGGAACAACTGGAACTGTCGGCGGCACTGCGCTACGACAAGTACGACGGCGGCGACGGCAAGGCCACGCCGAAGCTTGGCGTGAAGTGGACCCCGGCCGAGTGGATCGCGCTGCGCGCCAGCTATGCGGAAGGCTTCCGGGCGCCGAACCCGGCCGAAAACGGCAACGGCGGCCTGGCCGCGTTTTCCAATGCGGCCGATCCGGTGCGCTGCGCGATCAGTGCCAGCGAGTGCGGGACGCGTTCGGTGGCGATCATCACCCGCCCGAACCCGGCGCTGAAGCCCGAGGAATCCAAGAGCTACTCGGTGGGCTTCGTGCTGCAGCCGACATCGACGACCTCGCTGACCGTGGACGGCTGGGAGATCAAACGCACCAACGAGATCGCCCCGAGCAGTACCCGCGATGCGATCCTTGCCGGCAACGTGCTGCGCGACAGCAACAACATCGGCGGCGTCCCCAACAGCGGCACCATCCTGGCAGTCAACACCGGTTACGTGAACGCGAACTCCTCGCGCGTGCGCGGCATCGACACCGACATCCGCCAGACCTTCGCGATCGGCCCGGGCCAGTTGGAGCTGGACGCGCAGTGGAGCCACCTGCTCAAGTTCGAGCGCACCGAAGGCGGCAGCACCGTCGACTACGTGGGCACGCACGGCAACTGCGACGTGACCAACTGCATCGGCACGCCGCAGGACCGCATCAACTTCGGCACCACCTGGAAGCAGGGCAGCTGGAGCGTGAGCGGCGTGGTGAACTACATCGACAGCATCGAGAACAAGGACAGCCGCGGCGGCGAGTACCAGGCGTTCTACGCCGACGGCACGCCGGTCAAGAAGATCGCCTCGTTCACCACCTTCGATCTGTCGGGCCGCTGGAACATCACCGAGGCGTTCGAACTGAGCGCGTCGGTGGAGAACGTGTTCGACCGGATCGCGCCGCTGGATCCGACCACCTACGGTGCGGTCAACTACAACCCGCTGCACGTCAGCGGTGCGATCGGCCGCTACTTCACGGTGGGCGCGAAGTACACGTTCAACTGATGGCCGAGGTCGCACTGCAGTAACGAAAAGCCCGGGCGAAAGCCCGGGCTTTTTTTCTGCATGAGCGGCTCACACGCATCGGTAGTCACGCGCACGGTGCCGCCGCGCGAGCGCTCGCAGTCCGCGATCAGCGATCAGCGATCAGCGACCAATGATCAGCGATCAGGCGCGGTGGTAGGGATGATTGGCCAGCATCGCCGCAGCGCGGTACAGCTGCTCGGCCACCACCAGCCGGACCAGCATGTGCGGCAGGGTCAGCGGCCCCAGCGACCAGGATTCGCTGGCAACCGCCAGCACTTCCGGCGAATGGCCCTCGGGCCCGCCGATCAGAAAGGCCAGATCGCGCCCCTGCCCACGCCAGTGCTCCATGCGTTGCGCCAGTTGCTCGGAACTGTGCTGCTTGCCCGGCACGTCCAGCGCCACCACCAACGCGTTCTTCGGCAGCGCGGCCAGGACCCGGCGGCCCTCGTCCTCGATGGCGCGTTGCGCATCGCGGCCCTTGCCGCGCAGGCCAGGCTCGATCTCGACCAGGTCCAGCGGCAGCCAGTGCGAGAGCCGCTTGCGATACTCGGCGAAGCCCTGCGCCACCCAGGCCGGAGCACGCTCGCCGGTGGCGATGAGGCGCGCCTTCATCGCCGCGCGCGCCGAGGGCGCATCACCAGCGCTGGTCCAGAAGCATGGCGTCGTACATCGCGTCGTCCAGTTCCTGCTCGGCCAGCCGCGCTCGCTCGCGCTCACGCTTCAACCATTGCTTGAGCGTATCGGCGCTCCGCACGGCAGCGCGATCGTCTGCACAGGAGCGGATCTCCTCCTGCACTTGCCGCTTGATCTGCGCCAACAGCGCATCCAGACGCTGCGGTTGCGGGGCGCGACCGTCGTAAAGACCGTAACGCCCCATGAAGTCATCGACCAGCCCGGCCAATGTCTGCTCGACCTGCTGCAGTTGCGTGGCGAACAGGCTGTTGTAATCGCGGATGCGCTCCTCCGCCATCGCCGCGATGCCGGCCTGATCCAACTGACCGATCTCCAGTTGCAGTTCCAGCAACGCCAGCAGATCGTCGTCCTGATAGGCCTGGTTGAGGCGCTGCATCAAGGCGGTCTTGCGCGCGCGCTGCTGCGGATCGGGTTCGCGGTCCGGATGCAGCGCAGCCACCAGGTTGCGATACAGCGCGCGCCGTGCCTGTTGCGGGTCGGCAGCGACCTGCGTGGCCTTGCCGGCACCGGCACGGCGGCGCCTGTCGCGCTGCTGGGCGCGCCCGGCCGCATGCGCCTGCTGTGCGTGCAGACGCTCCTGGACCTGCGCATACAACGCCTCGGGGGACTGGATGTGCGCCAGTTCTTCTTCGGTCAGCCCGAACTCCTCGCCGACCACCGACTTCAACAGCGCCTCGGATTCGGCCTGTCCCTGCTCGAAGCCGATCGGGCTATGGCGATCGTAGATGTCCTTCAGCGCGTCGTTGTCGCCGTCCTCGATCAACAGCGCGGCCAGTTCGCAGATGCACTCGGACAGATCGGCGCGATCGCGCTTGCTCAACTTGTAGGCCGCATGCGCCGCATCCAGTTCCCGCAGCAACTGCCCCTGCGCAGCGTCGCGCTCTCGCAGCAAGGGATCGACCTGCTCGTGGAAACGCTGCTCCCACCGCGGCAATGCGTCCTGCCACGCATGCAACTGGGCGCGGGCGCGCTCCAGACGCTTGATCAGGGAATCGAACCGCTTGCGCGCCGGCGTCGCGCGTGTCGATGCGACGGCGCCGACGCGGCCACGGACCGGCAACGCATCGCCGGCCGTGGTGCACGAGGGGTCCTGCCGCTTAGGCATCGCGTGCCGTGTCGTCGCCGTCGTCGTCGCCTGGCGGCTGGTCGCCGACCGTCCACAGCCGCTCCAGCGCATAGAACTCGCGCACCCGCGGCAGCATCACGTGCACCACCACGTCGCCGAGATCGACCAGCACCCACTCGGCCTCGCGCTCGCCTTCCACGCCCAGCGGCATCACGTCCAGGCGCTTGGCGAACTTGATCACTTCGTCGGCGATCGACTTGACGTGGCGGGTGGAGGTACCGGACACGATGACCAGGTAATCGGTGACGCTGGACTTGCCGCGCACGTCGATTTCCGCGATGTCCTTGGCCTTGAGTTCCTCGACCGCCTCGCGGACGTGGGCGAGCAGGACCGGCAGCGGCGGCGGCGGATTGGGGACTTGGGTCTTGATGACGTGGGCTTGACTGGACAAAGCGGCGAACTCGATGGAATGGGGCGAATTATAGGCGACCCCGGCAGGGCACGTATTCAGCCAGCGGGGGCGGCGCCGGGCGCATACAGGCCATGGTCGCGGATGTAGGCGGCCACCGGCGCCGGCAGCAAGGCCGCCCAGTCCTCGCCGGCGGCGATGCGCGCGCGCACCAGGCTGGCCGATTCGCTGCGCAGCGGTTGCCGCAGGCACCACAGCCGCCCGCCCGGCGCGCGGGTCAGCGCCTGCGGCGTGTCGGCCCAGCGCCCGGCCACCGCCTGCGCCAGTTCCGCCGGCACCGCCCGCTCCCAGCCACTGCCGGCGCGGTCGGCGACGATCAGATGCGCGGCCTCGAGCAGCGCCCGCCATTCGCGCCAGCCGCTGAAGCCGACGAAGCTGTCGCTGCCGATCAGCAGCGCCAGCGGCGCGTCGGCACCGAGCTCGGCCCGCAGTTCGCGCACCGTGTCGATGCTGTAGGACGCCACGCCGGGCCGGGCCTGCGCGCGGCGCAGCTCGTGCAGGTCCAGCAGCAGCCCGGGCGTGTCGGCGATCGCCAGCGCCAGCATCGCGCAGCGCTGCTGCGCATCGGCGCCGGGCGCCGGGCGGTGCGGCGGATCGGCCGCCGGCATCAGCCGCACCGGCACCCCGAACGCATCCCGCGCCGCCCGCGCGATCGCCAGGTGGCCGTTGTGGATGGGATCGAAGGTGCCGCCGTAGACGAGGGTGAGAGGCCGGGATTCGGGATTCGGGATTCGGGATGAACCAGCCGCCTGCGCGGGATCGCCGCTGTTGCCAATCCCCAATCCCGACTCCCCAATCCCAGCCGTCATACCACCAACAACCGCACCGCCCGCGCCTCGGCGATCGCCAGCAGCAGGCGCTCCAGGGCGATCCAGGCGTCGCCGTCGGCGCGGCCCTTGGCGATGCGGTCGATGCGACCGGCCTCGGCGGCGAAGCGTTCCCAGCGGCGCGGTTCGGCGTGCCGCTGCAGGGCGCGCTTGAACGGCGCCTGCCGCGATTCCCAGATGCCCTGCCCTTTCATCTCCGCCGCCAGGTTGCCCCCGGCGGCCTGCACCTTGGCCAGGGCGGCGGTGCGCAGCAGTTCCTTGATCAGGATCGGCAGCAGCGCGGCCACTGCCTCGCCCTCGGCGCGCAGGCCGGCAAGCATGCGCCGCACCGCCGGCGCCTGGCCGCCGAGGGTGGCCTCGGCCAGGCGGAACACGTCGTAGCGCGCGGCATCGGCGACCAGCGACTCCATCGCCGCCACGTCCAGGCCCTGGCCGTCGGCCAGCAGCGCCAGCTTGTCGATCTCCTGCGCCGCCGCCAGCAGGTTGCCTTCCACCCGCTCGGCCAGGCGTTGCACCGCGCCGGCATCGGCGCGCAGGCCCTTGCTGCGCAGGCGCCGCTCGATCCAGTCGCCCAGTTCGTGCGGCTTGATCGCCCAGGCCACGGCGATGGTGCCGATGCGCCCGACGGCGTCGGCCCACTTGCCCTGGTGCGCCTTGCTCCACTCGTTGCAGGTGATCAGCAGCACCACGTCCGGCGGCGGGTCGGCGCAGAACGCAGCGATGACCTCGCCGCCCTCCTTGCCGGGCTTGCCGCTGGGCAGGCGAAGCTCGATCAGGCGTTGCGCGCTGAACAGGCTGGGCGCATTGAAACTGGAATACAGCTGGCCCCAGTCGAAATCGCGGCCGTCGGCATCGAACACCTCGCGCTCACTGATGCCGGCGGCGCGCGCGCGCGCGCGCACCGCGTCGGCCGCCTCGAGCACGCGCAGGGTTTCCGGTCCGGCGATCAGGTAGACCGGCTGCAGCGGCTGCGATGCCGGCTGGGTGGCGAGTTGTTCGGGACGCAGTTCCATGGCGACAGCCTACGCTGCGGCGGCCGCATGCGGCGAGCGCCGCGCGCCCGCGCGGGGCGGCGGCGATGGCAGCGGACGGACGCTCAAGGCTGCGGCGTGGTCGCCGGCTTGCCGTCGACCGGCTTCCCTTCGACCGGCGTGCCGTCGGTGGACGGCGGCGCGGCGTTGACGTCCTTGCCGTCGCGCACCTGCGCCCGCACCACGCTGTCGATCCGGCGCAGCATCGACGCCGACATCTCGCGGCGCAGTTCGTCGGCGAGGATCTCGCGCTCGGTGGAGGTACCGGTGGCGTCGGTCGGCGGCGACACGTAGTCGCGCGACAGTTCGATCACCTGCTGCGGCACCAGCACGCTGCCGTCGGCGCGCAGGAATACGAAGATCGCCGCGTAGCGCAGGCTGTATTCCTGGGCACGGCCCTCGGCGTCGAGCGCGATCGGCAGGTCGCCCCAGCGCTCGGACAGCACTTCCAGGCGGGCCACGCCGGTATTGACGTCCTTGGGTGCGATCTCGGCGCCGGCCGCGCGCAGGCCGCGCTCGAGCAGCTTGGCCAGCTCGCTGTACGGTGCCGAGGACACCACCTTCACCGACGGCGTGTCGGCCGGCAGGGTCAGCTTGTTGCGCAGGTGGAAACCGCAGGCGGTCAGGGACGCCGCGAGGACGAAAGCGAGCAGGAGTCGGGTCATGGACACAGTCTGGAGGAGCCGGCTGGGCGCGGCAACAGGCGGCTAGCCTGCCGCACGCTGCGTGAACGCGGGTTGAGACCTGCCGCACCGCGCGGCCGCGGCGCGACCGGAGCGGCGCGCCGGCTCACGCCGCCACCAGGTTCACGATCTTGCCGGGCACGATGATGATCTTGCGGATGCTCAGCCCTTCCAGGAACTTGGCCGCATTCGGCTCGGCCTGGGCCAGCGCCTCGATCTGCTCGCGGGGGGTGTCGGCACCGACCTCGATGGTGCCGCGCAGCTTGCCATTGACCTGCACCGCCAGGGTCACCGCATCGCGCACCAGCGCGGCCGGGTCCGGCTGCGGGAACGGCACGTCCTCCAGCAGCGTCGGCGCATGGCCCAGCGCCTGCCACAGCGCGTGGCTGGCGTGCGGGGTGATCGGGTTGAGCAGCAGCACCGCCGCTTCCAGCGCTTCCTGGCGCACCGCGCGGCCCTGCGCGCTGGTGTCGTCGAACTTGGCCAGCGCATTGGTCAGCTCCATCACCGCGGCGATCGCGGTGTTGAAGCTGTGGCGGCGGCCGTAGTCGTCGGCGACCTTGCCGATGGTCTCGTGGGTCTTGCGCCGCAGCGCCTTGTGCTCGGCGTCCAGCGCGGCCGGGTCCAGCGCCGGGGCGGCGCCGTCGGCGACGTGCTTGTGCACCTGCGCCCACAACCGGCGCAGGAACCGCGCCATGCCGTCCACGCCGGCCTCGTTCCACTCCAGCGACTGCTCCGGCGGCGCGGCGAACATCGAGAACAGGCGCACCGTGTCGGCGCCGTACTTGCCGACCATCGCCTGCGGATCGACGCCGTTGTTCTTGGACTTGGACATCTTCTCGGTGCCGCCGATCAGCACCGGCTGACCGTCGCCCCTGTGCACCGCGCCGATCACCCGCGCCTTATCGTCGCGCTGCACGTCCACGTCGGCCGGGTTGATCCAGTCCTTGGAGCCGTCCGGGTTCTGCCGGTAGAAGGTCTCGGCGATCACCATGCCCTGGGTCAGCAGGTTGGTGGCCGGCTCGTCGCTGTCCACCAGGCGCGCGTCGCGCAGCAGTTTGTGGAAGAAGCGGAAGTACATCAGGTGCAGGATCGCGTGCTCGATGCCGCCGATGTACTGGTCCACCGGCAGCCAATAATTGCCGCGCTTGTCGACCATGTCCTTGGCGCCGGGCGATGTATAGCGCGCGTAGTACCAGCTCGACTCCATGAAGGTGTCGAAGGTGTCGGTCTCGCGCTCGGCCGCCGCGCCGCACTGCGGGCAGGTGGTCTTGCGCCATTCCGGGTCGGTCTTCAGCGGCGAGCCGGTGCCGCTCAGGGCCACGTTCTCCGGCAGCAGCACCGGCAACTGGTCTTCCGGCACCGGCACCGCGCCACAGCTTTGGCAGTAGATCACCGGGATCGGGCAGCCCCAGTAGCGCTGGCGGCTGACGCCCCAGTCGCGCAGGCGATAGTTGACCCGGCGCTGGCCCTGGCCCTTGCGCTCGAAGCGCTCGGCCAGCGCCTCGAACGCGCCCTGGAAGTCCAGCCCGTCGAACTCGGCGGAATTGACCAGCTCCAGCTCGCGGGTCTTGTCGCCGTACCAGTCCTGCCAGCGGGTCGGGTCGTAGCTGCGCTCGTCGTCGTTCTTCGGCGCCTTCAGCGCGATCACCTGGCGGATCGGCAGGGCGTACTTGCTGGCGAATTCGAAATCGCGCTGGTCGTGGCCGGGCACCGCCATCACCGCGCCGGTGCCGTAGCCCATCAGCACGAAGTTGGCGACCCACACCGGCACTTGCTCGCCGCTGATCGGGTGCACCGCGGTCAGGCCGGTCGCCATGCCGCGCTTTTCCTGGGTTTCCAGTTCGGCCTCGGAGACGCCGCCCTGCTTCAACTCGGCCAGCAGTGCGGC includes:
- a CDS encoding TonB-dependent receptor, which produces MNTPTQRRATRRTLLCASVAGVLATLAGPAAFAQEAATNLDRITVTGSNIPRTNTETPAPVQVVSRQEIDRSGKTSLGEYLQTLTANGAGAVPKSFGQGFAGGGSGISLRGLGAGSTLVLLNGRRMATYGLADDGQKVFTDLSTIPLDAVERVEVLKDGASAIYGSDAIAGVVNIILRSDFQGAILRGSYGISGDGDGDARKATLTAGTGDLSRDGWNAFFSLDVGKTDAIKIGDRKDRKWIGTGDIRRWGYAAQDAQFLGGAYRSGGTNIGSLNGPNGSVFDTSGQLVALPGCAGLTTIPGQNEATSQAQGCLWDPVQQFRDLSPEEKYVNVFGRASFAFGEGGEIYTEIGYSKKNTVFSNTPSNVSGGWGYPGGPVNANSGPGATVLYAGHPDNPLPYDARVRYSAWDVGPRVTDNTNEFNRFLVGVKGNWGDWSYDTGYLHSGTVLTSTRTGFLRYSAVRCVLGNPACPAGTWRIGDNANLNSQALYDYISPTINARAKSGLDMFNFTVSRSLADLKGGPLGLALGAEWRKTSNSLTPQTYTDIGDIIGLGYSAYDGTQNVYAGYVELSAPVLEQLELSAALRYDKYDGGDGKATPKLGVKWTPAEWIALRASYAEGFRAPNPAENGNGGLAAFSNAADPVRCAISASECGTRSVAIITRPNPALKPEESKSYSVGFVLQPTSTTSLTVDGWEIKRTNEIAPSSTRDAILAGNVLRDSNNIGGVPNSGTILAVNTGYVNANSSRVRGIDTDIRQTFAIGPGQLELDAQWSHLLKFERTEGGSTVDYVGTHGNCDVTNCIGTPQDRINFGTTWKQGSWSVSGVVNYIDSIENKDSRGGEYQAFYADGTPVKKIASFTTFDLSGRWNITEAFELSASVENVFDRIAPLDPTTYGAVNYNPLHVSGAIGRYFTVGAKYTFN
- the rlmH gene encoding 23S rRNA (pseudouridine(1915)-N(3))-methyltransferase RlmH yields the protein MKARLIATGERAPAWVAQGFAEYRKRLSHWLPLDLVEIEPGLRGKGRDAQRAIEDEGRRVLAALPKNALVVALDVPGKQHSSEQLAQRMEHWRGQGRDLAFLIGGPEGHSPEVLAVASESWSLGPLTLPHMLVRLVVAEQLYRAAAMLANHPYHRA
- a CDS encoding J domain-containing protein, yielding MPKRQDPSCTTAGDALPVRGRVGAVASTRATPARKRFDSLIKRLERARAQLHAWQDALPRWEQRFHEQVDPLLRERDAAQGQLLRELDAAHAAYKLSKRDRADLSECICELAALLIEDGDNDALKDIYDRHSPIGFEQGQAESEALLKSVVGEEFGLTEEELAHIQSPEALYAQVQERLHAQQAHAAGRAQQRDRRRRAGAGKATQVAADPQQARRALYRNLVAALHPDREPDPQQRARKTALMQRLNQAYQDDDLLALLELQLEIGQLDQAGIAAMAEERIRDYNSLFATQLQQVEQTLAGLVDDFMGRYGLYDGRAPQPQRLDALLAQIKRQVQEEIRSCADDRAAVRSADTLKQWLKRERERARLAEQELDDAMYDAMLLDQRW
- the rsfS gene encoding ribosome silencing factor; the protein is MSSQAHVIKTQVPNPPPPLPVLLAHVREAVEELKAKDIAEIDVRGKSSVTDYLVIVSGTSTRHVKSIADEVIKFAKRLDVMPLGVEGEREAEWVLVDLGDVVVHVMLPRVREFYALERLWTVGDQPPGDDDGDDTARDA
- the nadD gene encoding nicotinate-nucleotide adenylyltransferase, which produces MTAGIGESGLGIGNSGDPAQAAGSSRIPNPESRPLTLVYGGTFDPIHNGHLAIARAARDAFGVPVRLMPAADPPHRPAPGADAQQRCAMLALAIADTPGLLLDLHELRRAQARPGVASYSIDTVRELRAELGADAPLALLIGSDSFVGFSGWREWRALLEAAHLIVADRAGSGWERAVPAELAQAVAGRWADTPQALTRAPGGRLWCLRQPLRSESASLVRARIAAGEDWAALLPAPVAAYIRDHGLYAPGAAPAG
- the holA gene encoding DNA polymerase III subunit delta — protein: MELRPEQLATQPASQPLQPVYLIAGPETLRVLEAADAVRARARAAGISEREVFDADGRDFDWGQLYSSFNAPSLFSAQRLIELRLPSGKPGKEGGEVIAAFCADPPPDVVLLITCNEWSKAHQGKWADAVGRIGTIAVAWAIKPHELGDWIERRLRSKGLRADAGAVQRLAERVEGNLLAAAQEIDKLALLADGQGLDVAAMESLVADAARYDVFRLAEATLGGQAPAVRRMLAGLRAEGEAVAALLPILIKELLRTAALAKVQAAGGNLAAEMKGQGIWESRQAPFKRALQRHAEPRRWERFAAEAGRIDRIAKGRADGDAWIALERLLLAIAEARAVRLLVV
- the lptE gene encoding LPS assembly lipoprotein LptE — its product is MTRLLLAFVLAASLTACGFHLRNKLTLPADTPSVKVVSSAPYSELAKLLERGLRAAGAEIAPKDVNTGVARLEVLSERWGDLPIALDAEGRAQEYSLRYAAIFVFLRADGSVLVPQQVIELSRDYVSPPTDATGTSTEREILADELRREMSASMLRRIDSVVRAQVRDGKDVNAAPPSTDGTPVEGKPVDGKPATTPQP
- the leuS gene encoding leucine--tRNA ligase — translated: MSAVEPTAYDPQQVESSAQQFWDATRAFEVDETSDKPKFYCLSMLPYPSGALHMGHVRNYTIGDVISRYQRMIGKNVLQPMGWDAFGLPAENAAIKNKTAPAKWTYANIDHMRSQLKSLGYAIDWSREFATCRPEYYVHEQRMFTRLMRKGLAYRRNAVVNWDPIDQTVLANEQVIDGRGWRSGALVEKREIPQWFLRITDYAQELLDGLDQLPGWPESVKTMQRNWIGRSEGLEIQFDVRDADGSALDPLRVFTTRPDTLMGVTFVSIASEHPLALHAAKSNPELAALLAELKQGGVSEAELETQEKRGMATGLTAVHPISGEQVPVWVANFVLMGYGTGAVMAVPGHDQRDFEFASKYALPIRQVIALKAPKNDDERSYDPTRWQDWYGDKTRELELVNSAEFDGLDFQGAFEALAERFERKGQGQRRVNYRLRDWGVSRQRYWGCPIPVIYCQSCGAVPVPEDQLPVLLPENVALSGTGSPLKTDPEWRKTTCPQCGAAAERETDTFDTFMESSWYYARYTSPGAKDMVDKRGNYWLPVDQYIGGIEHAILHLMYFRFFHKLLRDARLVDSDEPATNLLTQGMVIAETFYRQNPDGSKDWINPADVDVQRDDKARVIGAVHRGDGQPVLIGGTEKMSKSKNNGVDPQAMVGKYGADTVRLFSMFAAPPEQSLEWNEAGVDGMARFLRRLWAQVHKHVADGAAPALDPAALDAEHKALRRKTHETIGKVADDYGRRHSFNTAIAAVMELTNALAKFDDTSAQGRAVRQEALEAAVLLLNPITPHASHALWQALGHAPTLLEDVPFPQPDPAALVRDAVTLAVQVNGKLRGTIEVGADTPREQIEALAQAEPNAAKFLEGLSIRKIIIVPGKIVNLVAA